AATTAAATCTGATGGAATTGTAATATTTATACTTTTCATTCCCTGACTTGATATTTCTTTAAATGTTGAACCCCCCGCAATTGATTCTATATGAGGAGTTATTTCTTTAAGCAATTGATAAATAAATTCAGTGTTTTCAGAATTATTAGGAATAATAGATTTAAACCCTTGATTAGTTGTTACGTTTACTTCAGCTATAGCCAAATATCCAATGGGAGCTCTTGAACTAAATAAAACTGTTCCTTTTGGAAGAAGTTTTGTACTACTTTTAGCCAATCCTTTTTCTGTTATATCTAAACTTCCTTTTGTTATGAATTTATTTTTATTTAAAGATAAATCTTTTGGTGTTATCCATGGTATTCCATTTTTAGTATAATATTCTTCATTAGATTTGGAAGGTGTTCCTCCGCTTGCAATTATTCCTATATTCTCAAAGTTTCCTACTTCCCATCCCTCTGGAATCTCTCCAAGTTCACTATCTACCATTTTTCCACCACTACTTCTATATGGCTCTCCATTCT
This DNA window, taken from Cetobacterium sp. ZOR0034, encodes the following:
- a CDS encoding restriction endonuclease subunit S gives rise to the protein NGEPYRSSGGKMVDSELGEIPEGWEVGNFENIGIIASGGTPSKSNEEYYTKNGIPWITPKDLSLNKNKFITKGSLDITEKGLAKSSTKLLPKGTVLFSSRAPIGYLAIAEVNVTTNQGFKSIIPNNSENTEFIYQLLKEITPHIESIAGGSTFKEISSQGMKSINITIPSDLILKKYFEITESFNKKIQNLEKEIQSLTEIRDTLLPKLMSGEVEV